The Leadbetterella byssophila DSM 17132 DNA window ATGTAAACCGGTTTAGATTTATCCAAAGTAGCCACCATGGAATTAAACTGGGGAGAGCGAACGTCTATATTGCTAGCATTGGGAATATGTCCCGCTTTGAATTCAGAGGGAGTTCTAACGTCTACCAATTGCACCTGAGGTTCTGCTTCAAGTTTTTTTGAAAGTTCTTCAGCACTTAACTTTTGAGCGCATGCTCCTGTTCCTAGGAGCAGTAATAGCAAATGTTTATACATAATTAATGAGGTAGATGATCTTTAATCTTTCCATAAAAATAGGTGCCGGCAATAGCACTTAATAAAGAAACAATAATCACAGTAGCTCCTGTTCCCACTTGAGCAAACAGGGGACCTGGGCAGGCTCCTGTCAATGCCCATCCGAATCCAAAAAGTAGGCCACCAAAGATCTGTCCTTTTTGGAAGGTCTTAGGTTCTACTTTCACGGGTTCTCCGTCCAAGGTTTTTATATTGAATTTACGAATGATAAACAAGGAACTCATTCCCACTACCACGGCACTTCCAATCACACCATACATATGGAAAGATTCCATACGGAACATCTCTTGGATCCTGAACCAGGAGATGATTTCAGCTTTGACAAAAACAAAGCCAAAGAGAATTCCTACGAATAAATAAGGCCATTTGTTTTTCATAATCCAAGAATATAAGGTAAGATAAGATTAGCCATGATTAAACCACCCGCCATAAAGCATATAGTGGCTACAAGGGATGGCCACTGTAGATTTGAAAGTCCCATGATGGAGTGCCCACTCGTGCAGCCGCCTGCATAGCGAGTTCCGAAGCCTACTAAGAAACCTCCTACAATCATCAGAATAAAGCCTCTAGGCGTTACTAGTGCTGGCCAGTTGAATAAGTCTGCTGGAACGAGTTGGGAATAGTCTGTAATGCCATAATTGCTTAGGTCTGCTTTAAGACTTTCCGCTACTTGCACAGGTTCAGGATTGCCGAAGATTACTCCTCCTATAAATCCCCCAATAGCAATGCCGAGTACAAAAAAGAGGTTCCAGGATTCTTTTTTCCAATCGTATTGAAAGAAGGGTAGCTTAGTAGGAAGGCAAGCTGCGCATAAATGTCTCAGGGAAGAGCTGATGCCAAAGGCTTTGTTGCCAATTAGCAGTAAGGCGGGAACTGTAAGTCCTATGAGGGGACCTGCTACGTACCATGGCCAGGGTTGGGTTAGAATTTTCATGTCTAGTCACATTTTTAGTGTAAAAATGTGCATTCTTAACCAATAGTTTATGTAGCAGGTCTATAAATTATCTGAATAAGTCTTGGTAAATCTTCTTTTGTAGGGCAGTTTGATCCTTTCTAAGTGTCATTTGGTAATTCTCATCAAGATCTATGCCTATCATTCTGAAATAATGGGCGTAATCTAACTCTTTGGTGGAATACACATATTGGAAAATGTCATCTAAAGGCGTACCCGCATATTTTTCGCAGATTTTTATGAATTCTGCATCAGTATATCCACGATTTCCTTTCTTATAGATTTCGTGATATAGATACCTCATGACATCGTCCAGGCTCCTAGTGTTTTGAGTTGCCGTCCGAATGCGGATGTCTAATAACATCCCTACCAAAGGACCCTTTTCATAGTATGAAATAGTTTCTCCTTTTTTACCAAATGGACCATCTTCCCAAGTTTTTGCCGAAGATTCAGCAAGAGTCTGTTTCAAACGTCCTGGATTCTTTTGGAAGTTTGCTATAGAGGCACTCCAGGCTTTTTTCATTTCCTCTGCGCTAAGAAGTCCTGCTCTGTTCATAATGATGTTCTCATAATAAGCAGTTAAGCCTTCTGCCACCCAAAGCATATTGGTACGGTTAGGTTGGCTGTAGTCAAATGGACCCAGTTCAATAGGTCGGATTCTTTTAGCGTTGAAATGATGGAAATACTCATGCGTTAGAAAGCTCAAGGTTCTCGTTCTGCCTGGACCTTCAAGTTCTTGTCCTGTAAACGCAACAGCCGTAGAGTTTAATTGTTCAATTCCTCCGTTTCCTGGACCTAAGCCTATAAAGGTGTAATGTTCGTAGGGAATGTCTCCTATTAATTCGATGGCAGTTGATATGATCTTTTTTAGATCATTCATTAATCTCAGCCCATCAAATGTACCCATAGCATAACCTAGAAATCTATGCTTTTTGCCACCTATTTCAAAAGGAGGAAGTTCCTTCAATTCTCCAATTAAAAGAGGGCTGTCATATAGTATATCTACATCTTTAGCGTAATAGGTATAAGCTTTTAAGGAATCTAGTCCCGTAGCTACTTTTGTCCACTCGGAGGGTGCATGAATATGAATTTGAGCAGGAGTATCCTTTTCATTTTTTCGGTGTAAGAAGAGGGCCGAAGGCTTCAAAAAGGCTCTTTCTTTGTCTATAAAAGCGGTTCCCACAAAGTTTCTTTCAGCTCGTACTTTATATTTTACTTTGAGCTCTTTTGTATTAGAGGTATATATTCTCCAGGTATTATGCCCAAACTTAATCCATCTCAGTGTGTCCCCGTATTCATTGTAGGCATGAAAATCATGGAAATTCTTCCCAAAATCCATTACCTGGTAATAGCCTGGTGACCAGGCGGGTATTTCTAAGTCCAAGTATGGCTCAGTAGGAGCTGAAGTAGTTAGGGTAAGATCATATTGGTAAGAACGCAAATCTACCTCAAAATTGAGTTCTTGGGCTTGAAGTCCTCCTCCTAGGAATAAAAGGGTGATTAGTTTCTTCATAAAGCAAAAAGAGCCGGGTAAAATTACCCGGCCTTTAGTTATTTGTGAAATATAATGTTCTTAATAGCCCGCATTCTGCTTTAAGTTCGGGTTCTTGTTCAATTCCCCGTTAGGAATTGGGAAGATAATCCGAGTGTTTGCTTGAGGATGTGGGTTATGGTTAAACCATGATTTGGTTTGGTAAACTCCAAAACGGATCAGGTCTTGTCTACGGTGAGCTTCAGCTGCGAATTCCCAGCCTAACTCGTCTAAGAAACGACCGTACTTGATATCAGCTCCACCGTTTTTCACAGCTACACTTCCATCTTTTTCTTGCCATCCGTACTGATATGCACTACCCTGAAGTAGTTCTGCACCGCTTACAGTAGCTTTTGCCGGATTAGATTTGAAAGCTCTCTGTCTAACTTGTGTTACTAATTGTGCTGCTGCATCTGCATCTCCTTTTCTTAGAAGCGCTTCAGCTTTCATCATTAACACGTCAGCATAACGGAACATCGGGTAGTCATTGTCCAAGTTGTTAGTAGCACCTTGTTTGATCTTGTATTTACCGATTCTGTAGCCACTATTACTTGGAGCTACTGTACCGTCTCCACCTATACCTGGAACTTCCTTCACATAGTTGATAACCATTTCACCGGTTGTAGCACTGTATTGAGGTCCCATGATCCAAGAATCGGCCAAACGACCGTCTTCTTTGTCATACGTATCAATGAATTGTGGAACTGCACAGTTACCGCCCCATGGACCAGCTGACATTCCGTAAACCAAACGGCTTAAAGGGTCAAGGGTCTTCATGTGAATTTGGGAACCTGTACCATAGATTTCATCGTAAGGTACGGCAAAGATGATCTCTTTACTATTGTGGTTCGTATATGTAAATACGTCACTGTAGTTAGGATCAAGGATGTAATTATTGCTAGCAATGATGTCATTGGTTTCTTTAATTACACCATCCCAGTTAGCAGTACCTGTGTACACTTCAGCATTCAGGTAGATCTTCGCTAAAAGTGCTTTTGCTGCCCATTTGTTCATTCTACCATAAGTGGCAGATACATCTGAGGAAAGTAGGGGTTCAATTTCAGTGATTTCTTTTACGATGAAATCGTATACTTCCTTACGTGTACTTTGCTGCGGTAGGGTTACATCACGGTAGTTGGTTACAATTGGAACGTTACCGTGGTTATCCAATAGAAGATAGTATGCTAAAGCTCTCGCTGCACGTAATTCCGCAATGGCTGCCTTTGCCGTAGCTTCTGGAAGTGGAATTTCGTTATCTTCTATCTGCGCAATAACGCGGTTCGCTCTTGTGATACTCGCGTAGGAGGATTGCCATGTATTCTCAGGCTGCCATTGCTGGGAAGTCCATGCGTGCTGGTGCATCCTTCTGTAAGTACCACCGTCATCCCAACCGTTAGGTCTAACTGGTGTAATTATAGCATCTGCCGGCTCTTCTTGTAAGTCAAAGTATCCTTGCCATCCGAACATCAATGAACGGAAGGAAGCGTATACCGGAGCCAAGATGTTTGGTAGATCTCTCTCAGTAGGTTTGAATGAGGTAGAAAGTACTTCAGAGTATACCTCTTCATCCAGATTTGTACAGGAACCACCGCTAATCATTAAGCAGGCAGTTAGTGCATATATTGATATCTTTTTCATTGTCTAATAATCTTTAATTCTTTGCGTTAAAATGACACATTTAAGCCCAAAGTATAAGTTCTAGTGTTAGGATACTTATCACGGTGGTCAATACCAGGAGCGAAGGTATAATCTCCGGTGTAGCTCACGCCTTCAGGGTCTATGCCTTTGTAACCTGTGAAGGTGTAAAGGTTAAGTACAGATCCATAAACTCTCAAGTTATTGATGCCCTTGATCACTTTTGGAAGTGTATATCCAAGTGTGATGTTATCTAACTTCAAGTAGTCTCCTTTCTCAATGTAGTGAGAAACATATACAAGATCATTTTTCAACTCTTTACCGTATACAGGATCATATGCAGTTTTTAACACATTGTACGCCTTGTTTACAGGGTTTTCATAATACAGACGCTGCATGTTCAAGATATCATGACCAAATGCGCCACGGAAATTCACAGTTAAGTCAAATCTTTTGTAGTTTAAGTTGTTGTTCCAACCCACATTAAATTTAGGAATACCGTTGCCGTAGAATTGACGATCTTCTGGAGTAGCTTGAGCAATAGGAATAATTTCTCCGTTCTTATTTTCTACTAACCATTTGCCATTATCATCAACACCTACGCTTTTTAATACATAGAATTGACCAATAGGACCACCCACTTGTACACGGTGCGTGCTTACTTGGATAGGCTCACCGGTATAACCTGCATCAAAATATTCGGTAGTTACGTCAAATTGATCATTTGAAAGGTCAATCAACTTGTTTTTGTTAGTTGAGAAGGTCAATGTAGTGTTCCAGCTGAAATCTTTCTTTTGGATGGCAGCGTAGTTCAACATTACTTCTATACCTGAGTTCTTCATTGAACCTGCATTCAACATCATGCTAGAGGTTAAGTATGGAGGAACCGGTACAGAGAAGTAATACAATAGGTCATTAACAGTACGAGTATAGAAATCTATGGATCCACTTAGTTTGTTTTTGTAGATACCAAAGTCTAAACCTGCGTTCCATTCTGTTTTTTTCTCCCATCTTAAATCAGGGTTGAAGTTACGTGCAGGGATAAAACCAGGAACCCATTTTCCACCGATAAAGGCACCTTGTCCTGTAGCGAAGTTGTAACTGATTTGAGACTGATATGGAGAGGAGGCAATAGTACCAGTAACCCCTACACCCGCTCTTAATTTCAATTGAGAGATAGTGTTGGTACCTTTCAAGAATTCTTCGTTAGCAATGTTCCAACCCAATGAGAATGCCGGGAAAGTACCCCACTGATTATTCTCACCGAAAGTAGATGAACCTTCTCTACGAACAGAAGCCATAACCATATACTTGTTGTCAAATACATAGTTTAAACGAGCGAAGAAACCGGCCAACTGCCATTTGCTCTTATAGCTAGTCATTGAAGCTAGACCTCTTTGTAGAGCAGTACCCGCTTCTAGCTTGTTGTAAGAGTAAGCGTCAGTTGGGAAGTCATAGTTATACGCATAGAAGTTCTCAGACGTATTGTCTTGCCAGCTGTATCCTCCTAGTAAAGTGAATCTGTGGTCATTGAACGTTTTCACGTAGTTACCTGTCAATTCCAATAGATTCTCTGTGTTTGCAGAAGTATAGCGACTAGCCGTTCCATTCATGTTGTTTTTAGTAGTGTTAACATGCTGGAAAGTTGTAGCAGAACCTGATAAATAGTCACCTTGAACTCTTGAAGCTAATAGTTTGAAGTTCAAGTCTCTCATAGGACGGTATTCCACTGACCCGCTGAAACGGTTTTCTTTTGTTTTAGCGTCATTAATGGTTTCATGGATGTAACCTAGTGGGTTGTCATACATATAGGCATTGCTTTCTTTCCATGTACCATCAGCGTTCTTGATAGCATCCGTTGGGTTACGGATCATGGCTTGTCTCCAGGCCCAGCCTCCGGCTCCACCTTGGTTAGAGGTAGTGGTAGTACTGATTAATTGTAGGTTTGTTTTTACTTTACCATCATACATTTCGTGGTTCAAGTCAGCACGTAGAGCTACTCTCTCTTGACCGGTTTTAAGCATGATACCGTCCCAGTCTCTGTAGTTCAAAGTACCGGTGAAGTTGGTTTTATAGTTACCACCAAAGAAAGCCAAGTTATGGTTATGGCTAAGTGGGTTTTGTAAAACTTCATCGATCCAGTTGGTATTGCTACCTAGGTCTTCGTAAGCGTATCCTTGTGAAATTAAGCGTCTGTAATCGCTAGCATCCATCATCTCCGGTTTGCGGTAGATCCTTTGTTGGTTTACATAAGCGTTATACTCCACAGTAGTTTTGTTCTCGCTGTTTTTGTTTTTACGAGTCGTGATCAAGATCACACCACCCGTAGCGCGAGTACCGTAGATCGCTGCTGCTGAACCATCTTTCAGAACGTCAATAGATTCGATGTCTTCCGGAGCTACAGTAGTAATACTACCCGGTACACCGTCCACAATCACCAATGGGTTTTGAGAACCGTTAATGGAGTTCAAACCACGAAGGTTGATCTGAGTAGTGGCATTTGGATCACCGCTAGGAGTAGTGATTCTAAGACCAGCTACCTTACCTTGGATCAATTGTGCCGCATCTCTTACCGTACCTTTTAAGAAGTCTTCTGATTTTACGCTCGATACGGAACTGGTAACATCTCCTTTACGCTGTGTACCGTAACCTACTACTACTAATTCATCTAAGCTGGCATTTCCTCCCGTTAAGATGATGTCCAAAGTTCTTTGATTCGTTAGGGCGATTTCTTGTTTGTCATATCCTATAGCGGATACTACCAAAATGGAGTTAGGGCCATACTTCAGAGTGAATTTACCCTCCGCGTCTGTGTATGCTAAGGTACTAGTGTTTTTGATACCTACCATGGCTACCTCGATAGGTTTGCCATCTTGGTCCTTTACTGTACCCGTTAAGGTCAGGTCTTGCGCTAATGCCACCCATGGGAGCGCCATGAAGAGCAAGAACAGGAAATTGGTTAGCTGTTTCTTCATAGTTACGTTATAAAATTTTTTTGGTTATTGGTACGAATGACTCAACGGTTTCTGAGTTTTACGTCCGACAAATGTCCTTCAATTTGAGTTTTTCTGCTCTGCGCATTTTAACCAATGAATACAATAATTTAACAGTAAATTAATATCCTTTATGAGGGTTAAAATGTGAGGTTTAAATCAGAGGAATAGGGGTTAAAATGCTAGGATAGAAATGTTTGATTTTGTAGATGATTTTGCAGTTTTCGTAGAAGAAGGTCAATTTTAGGAGGATAAAATTCAATTAAGAAGGTGAGTTTATACTCACCTTCTTTCTGTAATTATTTGGATGTAATCAAATGTACCATAGCCTTTTACATTGTTGTTCGAAGCATGGAATAGTCCAATTTTTAATTTTTCATTTTTGAGTTCCGGACAGTAGAATGGACTGCCTATAAGATCTTCCCAATTTGTGCCGTCTCTGCTGATTCGGAGGTGAAAATATTCATCAGCTTTTTGTATTTGAAGATAAGGATAATAATTCCACCCCAGGCCATTATTCCTTTGTATCCTAGAATCTTGTGTTCCGAAGGTGCTCATATTCCCGATATTCCATCCCGTGAGTATGGTATTTTGCAAATAGGTGCTAGATCCCTGTACCATGATTCCTGTTTCTGTAGCCGTATTTCTTTTCTCGGCAGAACCTATAATGTCAGTTAATTTTGCACTAAAGGTGAAGTTTCCTTCTACTTCCTTATAGATATAGGGCCCTTTCTTTCCTACAAAATCCCAAGAAGAGTTGACAGATCCCAGTTCCATTTGCCCATTTTTTCCTCTGATATAAGCTTCTACATTTTTGTCCCCTTGTGTTCCATCCCAAAACTCAGGTAAATTCTCTAGGAAATCTTTCTCATCAGGTATGTTAACTTTCTTTTCCTTCTGTATAGAAGGTGGAGGTACATTTAGATATGCACTGACATTTCCTTCTTCATCGCGTACTTTTACTTGAATGGACTCTGGTAGTTGAGGATAAAGATGATAATTCCTATTTTGCCATTGATCAAAATAGTATTCTAATCCATCTTGTGGAATGCATTGAACCAGCACCTGATTCCCGGATGTATAGAAAGCTTTACAACCTTCTATTTTAAGTACATTTCCTTGAAGGGCTAAGGGTGGTTTTTGGCCTGTATATATTCCCCATTGTTGGAAGGCCCATTCAGTGGGCTTGAACGTAGTGATCTTTTGTCCTTTCCAAAGAATTGAGCCATTGCCTTTCAACTGTAAAGTGCCCCAATTTTCCCCATTTTTAGGATTACAAACGGCTCTTAATTCCGAGTGTGGATTTTGTTTAAGATAGTCCATAGCTTCTGCGGGTATAAAGTCCTGTCCCACTACAGCCATTTTCCCATCATAATCCTCTACTTCTACAGAAGGGATTTCCATCTGTAGATATCCTCTGTTTTTCCAACCTTGTCGCTTTTTATAGTCCAGATCCCGGGCGGTGTAGTAATATGGCCAGTCTTTGTCAGATTCTAAAGATGGTATTTCATTTGGTTCAAAGGCTCTGTCATAAATTCTTAACTCGGCTAGTAGACCGCTAAAACCTTCTGTTCCATTTCTGCCTAAAGTAATGAGAGAGTCCGGTCGTATAAACAGCATTTTATCTGAGGCACTTACTTCCTTTCCGTCTACATAAACCCTCTGCATGTAGCCGTCAAAGGTTATCGCGATTCTTTGCCATTTGTTCTCCTTTAATGAAGACTTGAAGGATAGATCCGCCCAGCCCCCGTGTGTTACTGCCCCACTTTGAGCATCATATCCCGCTCCGAAGGTGGCTTTGGTAAGATCCTGTGGACTTCTTGACCAGGTGATTAAAGGTTCGAACCTTTCAATGGTAGGGTTGAAAATATCATAAATGAGAGTAAAACTGCTGTTGCCCTGAAGGGGAAAGGAAAAATTAGAGGTCCAAAGGTCAGTACCTTGGAATTTGATCCCCTTCTTGCCCTCTATAATCTCCACCGCAGCTTGATTTGCAGCGGAGAATTTTCCTCCCATAGCGCCATCATTGGATAGAGATTTCAATTTCTCTCCCGGAAGCAAGTCTGAGGCACTCAAGTGAACCAATAGGTCTTTATGCTTCCTCACTACAGGTTCCTTTTGAGGACTAGAAGTAGGAAAATCTCCCTTAATCTTCTCTTTAAAGATTTTTACGTTCCAAATACCTCGCGGCAGTCCAGGTTGTTGCGTTTCTAAGATGGTGATTCTAATATATCGGGCTTGAACTTGGTTGAAATCTGCCATGGGACTTCCCCAAGTAGTATTTTGGCTTCTATCTGCGAAGGTTTTCCAGGTCTTTTGATCCGTAGAATATTCAATTCTGTATTGATAGTAGTAGGTAGCATATTCAAATTGAGTCAAGATAGACTGAATGGTAATGACTTCCCCGAGGTCCACTTGCCACCATGCCTGTTTCATGTTGTCCTTTGCTCTCCAGAGGGTTCCGTTATCATCGTCAGCGGCATTCGAGGCCTGAAAGTGGAGATTATATTCAGAAGATGCTTTAACCGTCTTCCCTAGGGCGAGGTTGGTATAAGGAATTTGATTAGGACCAAGCAGTCCTATACCTGAATGTGTAGGTTTTACTTTTTTTATATTTCCTTTTTCGTCAAACTCTAGGAGGTCTGCGGCCAACTGCCGATGGAAGCCTCCATTGGAGTGGGGGTTATTGTGCCGATGGTAAACTATGTAATACTTTCCTTCATGTTCCTGCACGCTATGATGTCCCGGCCCGTGGACCGTTCCGTCCTCATTGGTCACTAGAATAGGGTTTTCATCCGGGTATTCATAGGGGCCAAAGGGGCCTGTAGTGCTTTTTAAGTACTGTACACGGTAAGTATGGTCTTCGCATCTTCCTGAAGAATACATGAAATAGTAGATTCCATCTTTCTTGAACATAAATGGAGCTTCGAAGAAATCCTTTGCTACGGTATTAGGGATCAATTCCACCTTAGAGAAGGTCTTCATGTCCGGGTTTAGTTTACCTACCGCGCAACCGTGCTCAGGGTAAATTCCCCATGTCCCCCAAAACATGTATATGGATCCGTCATCATCCGTGAACGTCTGAGCGTCTAAGGTGATCACACCCGGTATCATGTAGTTCGGGATGATGGCTTTGCCACTGTCTATGGGTGTCCAGGGACCCACAGGGCTCTCTGATTGCCCTGCAAAGATCTCTACCGGTTGGCTATAATACAGGTAGTATTTCCCATCATATCCTTTGGTGACATCCGGAGCCCAGTACCAGTGTGTATTAGGCCAGTTCATGGGCTGTATGGTCCAGTTGACAAAATCTTTAGAGGTCCATACCTGTGCAGGTCCGCCTCCCCATCCTGTACCGTCTGTGGTAGCATATAGGTAGAAGGTGTCACCAATTTTCTTGATGGTAGGATCAGCGAAATACCCAGGTACTAGGGGATTCCTGTTTTGGGCAAAGCAATTAAAAAAGAGACATGTTAAGAAAAGGATCTTTTTCATAGAATTATTGGCATAAACACCGATTTAAAGACAAGGTGTACAATCCTCAAAATTAGCTATAAGACGCCTATACCTGGGTGAATGGATTTTAACAAAAGATCTTTATTTGTTGACCGAATTGGATGGGGCTAAGTTTTAAAAGGTGAGGTCTAAGCAACTGCCGACGTATGTAAAATACTGGGAAGAACCATAAAAATCCTTCCCATTTTGGATTCAACCATTCACCTTCTTATCCATCATGTTCTTTACGATGTTGATGACTGTTTTTCGGGGTAATAGTCGGGGGATAAGCGACTGCAATACATTATCAAAACCTATGATCTTATTATTCTTTTTCCTGAGCAGAGCATCCAGGCTTTGCTTAGCTACTTCTTCCGGACTTTCATACTTCATACCAGCGGTATTTGCATTTGCAGAGGCTTGAAATCCCGTGTCTGTATTTCCTGGGCATATGCATGTCACAACTATTCCTCTGTCAGCATATTCTCCGTACAAGGACTCAGAAAAGTTTAGCACAAAGGACTTAGATGCACAATATACTGCAATGTACGGGCAGGGTTGTAAGGCACCGGTGGAGGCAATATTGACTATCCCGCCATTATTGTTCTGTAACATCTCTGGTAAAAACAAGTGAGTTAAAGATAGCAGGGAGTTGATATTCAAGTGAAGCATGGATTGATAAGTCTCTAGGGATTGATCCAGAAAGTTTGTCCATTTTCCTATCCCTGCATTATTAATCAGTAGATCTATAGTAAGTCCTAGCTTCTTGATCTCTTGATAGATGAATTTAGGGGAACGCAGGTCTGAGAGATCAGCAACTATATACCTGGCCTGAATTTTGAATTTTGATTGGAGATCTTCGGCCATCTGAGAAAGCTTATTTTCAGATCTAGCCGTTATCACCAGATTTACACCTTTTTTTGCCAGTTCGTAGGCGAAGGCTTTGCCAATTCCGGAAGAAGCTCCCGTGATGAGTGCAGAACGATATTTGAAATTTGTCATCTTTGATTAATTTTTTACAAAGGGACAAACTTTGAAATCAAATCTACTTAACAAATGTTAGGAAGAGATTTGTCTTCTGATTCTACTAAGACTTTCCGGTTTGATTCCTATGTAAGAAGCGATGTACTGCAAGGGGACATTTTGTAGGATGTCAGGGTAAGATCTCATGAGTTTAAGGTAGCGTTCTTCAGCACTGAGCAATATCATGTCACGTGTTCGTTCCTCATTGTAGATCAAGGCTTGTTCATAGATTTTCTCGCCAAAAATACTCCACTGATGGATTTGGGTGTTCAAATTTTCTAATTCAGGCTTAGTGATACGTAACAAAGTACATTCCGTGATGGTCTGTACATTATCGTAGGCGGGGACATTCGCGATAAAACTTTGGTAAGAAGTAATAAAACCAGAAGGACAGTTGATCTGTGTAGTCCGCTCTTCTCCCTCCTTAGTATAATATACCCGGACATATCCATCCACGATGTAGTATAAGTACTTGGTTCGCTTATTTTCTTCCTCTAGTAGGGTGTTCTTCGGGATCTGAATGGCTTTGAATGCACGGCATATGGTTTGGATATCTCCTTCCTGCAGAGGAATTAAGTTGGATACTTTATGGATCAATTTCTCATGCATGGAAGTCGTATTTGATCTGGAGATCATTTTTTTTAAATATTATGATGCTCTAATTACTTTAGAATAGAACATTTGGATGCTAAGGGCATACAAATGCAGAGAAGCCACTTATCTTTTTGGGAACTTGTCCCGAATTAAATGAAGTTCAATATGATGTTCAAGATAGGCTTTTAGACCGTCTAGTACAGTAGTAAAACCACCCGTATTGTTTAATAGGGCCTCTATTAAGGCATCTCCTGTCTGTTGAAATCCGTAATTTCTAATGGTAACATAAGTGCTTTCTTCCGTCATTGCTTCAAACTCAAAATCTACAGCAGTAGGTGGTTCATCCCATTCTATAGATATTCTTTTGTTAGGTATGATTTCTTTTACTTTTACTAGGCAAGAAACCCCGTACATTTCCCATTCCCATTTGATCGTCTTTCCTACTTCCAAAGGTCCACTGGACTTAGTAAACCAAAAATGAGTAGTAATGCTAGGGTCAACGAAAGCTTGGAAAACCAGTGAAGCAGGCTTCCTAATAAGCATTTGGGTTTCAACTGTAGGTGTCATATGTTCCAAAATTGATTCCAAAATTAAGGATTTTGTGAAGGTTTCCAAGGTGGGAGCATTTTTCTTTTGATGCGTGATTTTCAATTGATTTTGTCTGTAAAATGGTTATTGTTATAGGATATTAGGTTCATAATTATCCTTGTCAATTTTTTTTTCTGTCCTTTTATTCCAGATGATTTCTTTTTCCTCCCAATATGAGATTTGGCTTCTAGAAATGTTTTTACTTTCAATGTACTTAAGGTCTTTGATGTGAGATTTGGGTACGGACTTATTGCAAGGGATTAAATTTGAAATGAAGGGGAAAATGTAGCTAACTCATCGAACTCTCCCCGCTTTTTTATACTTTGGTTTCTTTTATTAGAAAGGAAGCA harbors:
- a CDS encoding DUF6691 family protein — encoded protein: MKNKWPYLFVGILFGFVFVKAEIISWFRIQEMFRMESFHMYGVIGSAVVVGMSSLFIIRKFNIKTLDGEPVKVEPKTFQKGQIFGGLLFGFGWALTGACPGPLFAQVGTGATVIIVSLLSAIAGTYFYGKIKDHLPH
- a CDS encoding YeeE/YedE family protein, producing the protein MKILTQPWPWYVAGPLIGLTVPALLLIGNKAFGISSSLRHLCAACLPTKLPFFQYDWKKESWNLFFVLGIAIGGFIGGVIFGNPEPVQVAESLKADLSNYGITDYSQLVPADLFNWPALVTPRGFILMIVGGFLVGFGTRYAGGCTSGHSIMGLSNLQWPSLVATICFMAGGLIMANLILPYILGL
- a CDS encoding M61 family metallopeptidase codes for the protein MKKLITLLFLGGGLQAQELNFEVDLRSYQYDLTLTTSAPTEPYLDLEIPAWSPGYYQVMDFGKNFHDFHAYNEYGDTLRWIKFGHNTWRIYTSNTKELKVKYKVRAERNFVGTAFIDKERAFLKPSALFLHRKNEKDTPAQIHIHAPSEWTKVATGLDSLKAYTYYAKDVDILYDSPLLIGELKELPPFEIGGKKHRFLGYAMGTFDGLRLMNDLKKIISTAIELIGDIPYEHYTFIGLGPGNGGIEQLNSTAVAFTGQELEGPGRTRTLSFLTHEYFHHFNAKRIRPIELGPFDYSQPNRTNMLWVAEGLTAYYENIIMNRAGLLSAEEMKKAWSASIANFQKNPGRLKQTLAESSAKTWEDGPFGKKGETISYYEKGPLVGMLLDIRIRTATQNTRSLDDVMRYLYHEIYKKGNRGYTDAEFIKICEKYAGTPLDDIFQYVYSTKELDYAHYFRMIGIDLDENYQMTLRKDQTALQKKIYQDLFR
- a CDS encoding RagB/SusD family nutrient uptake outer membrane protein, with the translated sequence MKKISIYALTACLMISGGSCTNLDEEVYSEVLSTSFKPTERDLPNILAPVYASFRSLMFGWQGYFDLQEEPADAIITPVRPNGWDDGGTYRRMHQHAWTSQQWQPENTWQSSYASITRANRVIAQIEDNEIPLPEATAKAAIAELRAARALAYYLLLDNHGNVPIVTNYRDVTLPQQSTRKEVYDFIVKEITEIEPLLSSDVSATYGRMNKWAAKALLAKIYLNAEVYTGTANWDGVIKETNDIIASNNYILDPNYSDVFTYTNHNSKEIIFAVPYDEIYGTGSQIHMKTLDPLSRLVYGMSAGPWGGNCAVPQFIDTYDKEDGRLADSWIMGPQYSATTGEMVINYVKEVPGIGGDGTVAPSNSGYRIGKYKIKQGATNNLDNDYPMFRYADVLMMKAEALLRKGDADAAAQLVTQVRQRAFKSNPAKATVSGAELLQGSAYQYGWQEKDGSVAVKNGGADIKYGRFLDELGWEFAAEAHRRQDLIRFGVYQTKSWFNHNPHPQANTRIIFPIPNGELNKNPNLKQNAGY
- a CDS encoding SusC/RagA family TonB-linked outer membrane protein, with the translated sequence MKKQLTNFLFLLFMALPWVALAQDLTLTGTVKDQDGKPIEVAMVGIKNTSTLAYTDAEGKFTLKYGPNSILVVSAIGYDKQEIALTNQRTLDIILTGGNASLDELVVVGYGTQRKGDVTSSVSSVKSEDFLKGTVRDAAQLIQGKVAGLRITTPSGDPNATTQINLRGLNSINGSQNPLVIVDGVPGSITTVAPEDIESIDVLKDGSAAAIYGTRATGGVILITTRKNKNSENKTTVEYNAYVNQQRIYRKPEMMDASDYRRLISQGYAYEDLGSNTNWIDEVLQNPLSHNHNLAFFGGNYKTNFTGTLNYRDWDGIMLKTGQERVALRADLNHEMYDGKVKTNLQLISTTTTSNQGGAGGWAWRQAMIRNPTDAIKNADGTWKESNAYMYDNPLGYIHETINDAKTKENRFSGSVEYRPMRDLNFKLLASRVQGDYLSGSATTFQHVNTTKNNMNGTASRYTSANTENLLELTGNYVKTFNDHRFTLLGGYSWQDNTSENFYAYNYDFPTDAYSYNKLEAGTALQRGLASMTSYKSKWQLAGFFARLNYVFDNKYMVMASVRREGSSTFGENNQWGTFPAFSLGWNIANEEFLKGTNTISQLKLRAGVGVTGTIASSPYQSQISYNFATGQGAFIGGKWVPGFIPARNFNPDLRWEKKTEWNAGLDFGIYKNKLSGSIDFYTRTVNDLLYYFSVPVPPYLTSSMMLNAGSMKNSGIEVMLNYAAIQKKDFSWNTTLTFSTNKNKLIDLSNDQFDVTTEYFDAGYTGEPIQVSTHRVQVGGPIGQFYVLKSVGVDDNGKWLVENKNGEIIPIAQATPEDRQFYGNGIPKFNVGWNNNLNYKRFDLTVNFRGAFGHDILNMQRLYYENPVNKAYNVLKTAYDPVYGKELKNDLVYVSHYIEKGDYLKLDNITLGYTLPKVIKGINNLRVYGSVLNLYTFTGYKGIDPEGVSYTGDYTFAPGIDHRDKYPNTRTYTLGLNVSF